One region of Syngnathus scovelli strain Florida chromosome 15, RoL_Ssco_1.2, whole genome shotgun sequence genomic DNA includes:
- the LOC125982383 gene encoding protein NipSnap homolog 2: MAARVLHTAPKWLTSIKLSHQSLATCGKFRVSVRSLSGIQDSWFKSLFVRKVDPRKDAHSHLLAKKEDNNLYKIQFHNVKPECLEDYNQLCEGVLPSIHTDPEYPCELVGTWNTWYGEQDQAVHLWRYRGGYPALTEVMSKLRQNKMFAEYRQERGKMLLSRRNQLLLEFSFWNEPVPRDGPNIYELRSYQLRPGTMIEWGNYWARAIDIRQQNQEAVGGFFSQIGDLYQVHHLWAYKDLQSRENIRNAAWQREGWDEVVYYTVPLIQHMESRVMIPLKSSPLK; the protein is encoded by the exons atggcggcgcgagtCCTTCACACGGCACCAAAGTGGCTAACGAGTATCAAGCTGTCACACCAAAGTCTCGCCACATGCGGGAAGTTTCGTGTTTCCGTCCG GAGCTTGTCGGGGATTCAGGACAGTTGGTTTAAGTCTCTGTTTGTGAGAAAGGTGGACCCGCGCAAGGACGCCCATTCGCACCTGCTGGCTAAGAAGGAAGACAACAACTTGTACAAGATCCAGT TTCACAACGTCAAGCCCGAATGCCTGGAAGACTACAACCAATTATG TGAGGGCGTGTTGCCTTCCATCCACACCGATCCTGAATACCCCTGCGAGCTTGTCGGAACATGGAACACGTGGTACGGAGAACAGGACCAGGCAG TGCACCTGTGGCGATATCGAGGAGGTTATCCGGCCCTCACGGAAGTCATGAGCAAACTCAGGCAGAACAAG ATGTTTGCAGAGTACCGGCAGGAGCGCGGGAAAATGTTGCTGTCCCGCAGGAATCAGTTGCTGCTGGAGTTCAGCTTCTGGAATGAGCCAGTCCCCCGCGACGGGCCCAACATCTACGAACTGCGATCGTATCAGCTCAGG CCCGGCACCATGATCGAGTGGGGCAACTACTG GGCGCGCGCCATCGATATCCGCCAACAGAACCAGGAAGCCGTGGGAGGATTTTTCTCTCAGATCGGAGATTTGTACCAAGTTCACCACTTGTGGG CCTACAAAGATCTGCAGTCCAGAGAAAACATTCGAAATGCAGCCTGGCAGCGAGAAGGCTGGGACGAGGTCGTCTACTACACAG TGCCGCTTATTCAGCACATGGAATCTCGAGTCATGATTCCCTTGAAGAGTTCGCCTTTAAAGTGA
- the mrps17 gene encoding small ribosomal subunit protein uS17m, with protein sequence MSVKQASVHAKWIIGRVIGTKMTKTAKVRVTRLVLDPYLLKYYNRRKTYFAHDAQQQCTVGDVVLLKALAEPRSKHVKHELAEVVHKVGRAVDPLTGKRVAGAEFLEPLDDLHVDCETLAHKVQSLNISADTSH encoded by the exons ATGTCGGTCAAGCAGGCGTCTGTGCACGCCAAGTGGATCATCGGCAGAGTCATTGGAACCAAAATGACCAAGACCGCAAAAGTACgcgtcactcggctcgtgctcgACCCTTACCTGCTCAAG TACTACAACAGGAGGAAGACCTACTTTGCGCACGACGCACAGCAGCAGTGCACAGTGGGCGACGTGGTGCTGCTCAAGGCTCTGGCCGAGCCGCGCTCCAAACACGTCAAGCACGAGCTGGCCGAGGTGGTCCACAAGGTGGGCCGTGCCGTGGACCCGCTGACGGGCAAGCGGGTGGCCGGCGCCGAATTCCTGGAGCCGCTGGATGACCTACACGTCGACTGCGAGACTTTGGCCCACAAAGTGCAAAGCTTGAACATCTCAGCGGACACGTCACATTAA